One Pseudomonas tolaasii NCPPB 2192 genomic window carries:
- a CDS encoding electron transfer flavoprotein-ubiquinone oxidoreductase, with the protein MEREYMEFDVVIVGAGPAGLSAACRLKQKAAEAGKEISVCVVEKGSEVGAHILSGAVFEPRALNELFPDWKALGAPLNTPVVRDDIYVLRSPEASTKVPDFFVPKTMHNEGNYIISLGNLCRWLAQQAENLGVEVYPGFAAQEALFDENGVVRGIITGDLGVDREGQPKEGVYTPGMELRGKYTLFAEGCRGHIGKQLIQRFNLDSDADAQHYGIGLKEIWEIDPAKHQPGLVVHTAGWPLDIMSAENTGGSFLYHLENNQVVVGLIVDLSYSNTFLSPFDEFQRLKHHPVLAQYLEGGKRISYGARAICKGGLNSLPKMVFKGGALIGCDLGTLNFAKIKGSHTAMKSGMLAADAVADRLFAESEGGDELTAYVDSFKNSWLYEELFASRNFGPAMHKFGPILGAGFNWFDQNILGGKMPFTLHDTKPDYACLKLAKDSKKINYPKPDGKLSFDKLSSVFISGTNHEEEQPCHLKLKDPSIPIGTNLPLYDEPAQRYCPAGVYEVITQEDGEKRFQINAQNCVHCKTCDIKDPSQNITWVTPEGAGGPTYPNM; encoded by the coding sequence GTGGAACGCGAATACATGGAATTCGACGTGGTCATCGTCGGCGCTGGCCCGGCAGGCCTGTCTGCCGCCTGCCGACTGAAGCAGAAGGCCGCCGAAGCCGGTAAGGAAATCAGCGTCTGCGTGGTCGAGAAAGGCTCCGAAGTCGGCGCACACATCCTGTCCGGCGCCGTGTTTGAACCGCGCGCCCTGAACGAGCTGTTCCCGGACTGGAAAGCACTCGGCGCCCCGCTGAACACCCCCGTGGTGCGCGACGACATCTATGTACTGCGCAGCCCCGAAGCCTCCACCAAGGTGCCAGACTTCTTTGTGCCCAAGACCATGCACAACGAAGGCAACTACATTATCTCCCTCGGCAACCTGTGCCGCTGGCTGGCCCAGCAGGCTGAAAACCTGGGCGTGGAAGTCTACCCGGGCTTCGCCGCCCAGGAAGCGCTGTTCGATGAAAACGGCGTGGTGCGCGGGATCATCACCGGTGACCTCGGCGTCGACCGCGAAGGCCAGCCGAAAGAAGGCGTCTACACCCCCGGCATGGAACTGCGTGGCAAGTACACGCTGTTCGCCGAAGGTTGCCGCGGCCACATCGGCAAGCAACTGATCCAGCGTTTCAACCTGGACAGCGACGCCGACGCCCAGCACTACGGCATCGGCTTGAAGGAAATCTGGGAAATCGACCCGGCCAAGCACCAGCCAGGCCTGGTGGTGCACACCGCCGGTTGGCCTCTGGACATCATGAGCGCCGAAAACACCGGCGGTTCGTTCCTCTATCACCTGGAAAACAACCAGGTGGTCGTGGGCCTGATCGTCGATCTGTCCTACAGCAACACCTTCCTGTCGCCGTTCGATGAGTTCCAGCGCCTCAAACACCACCCGGTGCTGGCCCAATACCTGGAAGGCGGCAAGCGCATCAGTTACGGCGCCCGTGCCATTTGCAAAGGCGGCTTGAACTCACTGCCGAAGATGGTCTTCAAGGGCGGCGCGCTGATCGGTTGCGACCTCGGCACCCTGAACTTCGCCAAGATCAAAGGCAGCCACACCGCCATGAAGTCCGGCATGCTCGCCGCCGACGCCGTGGCCGACCGCCTGTTCGCCGAATCCGAAGGCGGTGATGAGCTGACCGCTTACGTCGACAGCTTCAAGAACAGCTGGCTCTACGAAGAACTGTTCGCCAGCCGCAACTTCGGCCCGGCGATGCACAAGTTCGGCCCGATCCTCGGCGCCGGCTTCAACTGGTTCGACCAGAACATCCTCGGCGGCAAAATGCCGTTCACCCTGCACGACACCAAGCCGGACTACGCCTGCCTGAAGCTGGCCAAGGACAGCAAGAAAATCAACTACCCCAAGCCCGATGGCAAGTTGAGCTTCGACAAGCTGAGCTCGGTGTTCATCTCCGGCACCAACCACGAAGAAGAGCAACCATGCCACTTGAAGCTCAAGGATCCGAGCATCCCGATCGGCACCAACCTGCCGCTCTACGATGAACCGGCGCAACGCTACTGCCCGGCCGGCGTGTACGAAGTGATCACCCAGGAAGACGGTGAGAAGCGCTTCCAGATCAACGCCCAGAACTGCGTGCACTGCAAGACCTGTGACATCAAGGACCCTTCGCAGAACATCACCTGGGTCACGCCGGAAGGCGCAGGCGGGCCGACTTACCCGAATATGTAA
- a CDS encoding AraC family transcriptional regulator, with protein sequence MLLTRHLDANATLVALIEDLTPCDGFSPTHLPGVKVLRASCDVARGPQIYEPSLMFVAQGSKVAYLGPRTLEYGAGHYLIQAMPVPFECETFAMAPDAPLYGVTVGIDRVMLGELVMAMGIQAGPPPAAQTLESMSSVVLDDAMRGCVERLLECLHDPLESRIMGPARVRELLFTALRGPQADVLRALVEQQGQFSRIATSLNHLHAHFHEPLNIETLAGYAHMSASTFHEHFKRCTLLSPVQYLKRLRLLKAQQLLLVEGMGVAQAAHNVGYQSTSQFSREYKRYFLRSPGEERAA encoded by the coding sequence ATGTTGTTGACCCGCCATCTCGACGCCAACGCGACGCTGGTTGCCTTGATTGAGGACCTCACGCCCTGTGACGGTTTCTCCCCCACCCACCTGCCGGGCGTGAAAGTGCTGCGCGCCAGTTGCGATGTGGCACGCGGCCCGCAGATCTATGAACCGAGCCTGATGTTCGTGGCCCAGGGCAGCAAAGTCGCTTACCTGGGCCCGCGCACGCTGGAGTATGGCGCCGGGCACTACCTGATTCAGGCGATGCCGGTGCCGTTCGAATGCGAGACGTTTGCCATGGCGCCGGATGCGCCGTTGTATGGCGTGACGGTGGGCATTGACCGCGTGATGCTCGGTGAATTGGTGATGGCCATGGGCATTCAGGCCGGGCCGCCACCGGCTGCGCAGACGCTGGAGTCGATGAGCTCGGTGGTGCTCGATGATGCCATGCGCGGCTGTGTCGAACGGCTATTGGAGTGCCTGCACGATCCGCTGGAAAGCCGGATCATGGGGCCGGCGCGGGTGCGCGAATTATTGTTCACGGCGTTACGCGGGCCGCAGGCCGATGTGCTGCGCGCCTTGGTGGAGCAGCAGGGGCAGTTCTCGCGAATCGCCACCTCTCTGAACCACTTGCATGCGCATTTTCATGAGCCGCTGAATATCGAAACCCTCGCCGGTTATGCGCACATGAGCGCCTCGACCTTTCATGAGCATTTCAAGCGTTGCACCTTGTTGTCGCCGGTGCAGTATTTGAAGCGGCTGCGCCTGCTCAAGGCCCAGCAGTTGTTGCTGGTGGAGGGCATGGGGGTGGCGCAGGCAGCGCATAATGTGGGCTACCAGAGCACGTCGCAGTTCAGCCGAGAGTACAAACGCTACTTCTTGCGCAGCCCCGGTGAAGAGCGGGCTGCCTGA
- a CDS encoding IclR family transcriptional regulator has translation MQENPQLPAKDAAPTGTQTLLRGLGVVQAVAGGARDLKEIAKRIGTTRSTTHRLASCLVEERYLRVVPQVGYLLGPKLIELGFQAREELPLVSLAVPYLDELSALTGDTIHLAIREYDDVLYLHKNPGRNGPEMRSRVGHRMPLARTGIGKALLLDDSVGEWQRLYEVSLPVGGKSLQWPQHPEQSWAQFEQRMREYVAGGYAFDLEDNEPSIRCVAAPVRDASRRIVAGISIASTVPYMPLEKMAELIPVIKQVAARLSAELGAKA, from the coding sequence GCACCCAGACCCTCCTGCGTGGCCTGGGCGTGGTGCAAGCAGTGGCGGGCGGTGCGCGCGACTTGAAAGAAATCGCCAAGCGCATCGGCACCACCCGCAGCACTACCCACCGCCTCGCCAGTTGCCTGGTGGAAGAGCGTTACCTGCGCGTGGTGCCGCAAGTCGGTTATCTGTTGGGGCCCAAGCTGATCGAACTGGGCTTTCAGGCCCGTGAGGAATTGCCGCTGGTGAGTCTTGCGGTGCCGTATCTGGATGAGCTGTCGGCGCTGACCGGCGACACCATCCACCTGGCCATTCGCGAATACGACGACGTGTTGTACCTGCACAAGAACCCCGGCCGCAATGGTCCGGAAATGCGTTCGCGGGTGGGCCATCGCATGCCGCTGGCGCGTACCGGCATCGGCAAGGCCTTGCTGCTGGATGATTCGGTTGGGGAGTGGCAACGCTTGTACGAAGTCAGCCTGCCGGTGGGCGGCAAAAGCCTGCAGTGGCCGCAGCACCCGGAGCAGTCCTGGGCGCAGTTCGAGCAGCGCATGCGTGAGTATGTGGCGGGGGGGTATGCGTTCGACCTGGAAGACAACGAACCGTCGATCCGCTGTGTGGCGGCACCGGTGCGCGATGCCAGCCGGCGTATTGTCGCCGGCATCAGCATCGCCAGTACCGTGCCTTACATGCCGCTGGAAAAAATGGCCGAGCTGATCCCTGTGATCAAACAGGTCGCAGCCCGGCTGTCAGCGGAGCTGGGCGCGAAGGCCTGA
- a CDS encoding NAD(P)-dependent alcohol dehydrogenase, producing MYTAIGYAAQSATTPLAPMSFERRSPRADDVAIEILYCGVCHSDIHQARNEWGIAVYPLMPGHEIVGKVTAVGASVTAHKVGDLVGVGCMVDSCRHCDACHADLEQYCLEGPTMTYATPDRVDGSNTMGGYSDSIVVSEHFVVKIPAKLDLASAAPILCAGITTYSPLKHYGVKAGDKVGVLGMGGLGHMGIKFAKAMGAEVTLFTRSASKAEEGRRQGADHVIVSTDAEQMAAAAGHFDFLLDTIPVQHDLNPYLDTLRFDGVHILVGLIEPVDPPVNAAKLVLGRKVLAGSLIGGIAETQEVLDFCAEHNITCDIEMLDIRNINEAYARMIAGDVKYRFVIDMATLKA from the coding sequence ATGTACACCGCCATCGGTTATGCCGCCCAGTCGGCCACCACTCCCCTCGCCCCCATGTCGTTTGAACGCCGCAGCCCGCGCGCCGATGATGTGGCCATCGAGATTCTCTACTGTGGCGTCTGCCACTCCGACATCCACCAGGCGCGCAACGAGTGGGGCATCGCCGTGTACCCGCTGATGCCCGGCCACGAGATTGTCGGCAAAGTCACCGCCGTCGGCGCCAGCGTCACCGCGCACAAGGTCGGCGACCTGGTGGGCGTGGGCTGCATGGTCGATTCCTGCCGCCACTGCGACGCCTGCCACGCAGACCTCGAGCAATACTGCCTCGAAGGCCCGACCATGACCTACGCCACCCCGGACCGGGTCGACGGCAGCAACACCATGGGCGGCTATTCGGACAGCATCGTGGTCAGCGAGCACTTTGTGGTGAAGATTCCCGCCAAGCTTGACCTGGCCAGTGCCGCGCCGATTCTCTGCGCCGGCATCACCACCTATTCGCCGCTCAAGCACTACGGTGTGAAAGCGGGCGATAAAGTCGGCGTACTGGGCATGGGTGGCCTCGGCCACATGGGCATCAAGTTCGCCAAGGCGATGGGCGCAGAAGTCACGCTGTTCACCCGCTCCGCGAGCAAGGCTGAAGAAGGCCGTCGCCAGGGCGCCGATCACGTGATTGTGTCCACCGACGCCGAGCAAATGGCAGCCGCTGCCGGGCACTTCGACTTTTTGCTCGACACCATCCCGGTGCAACACGACCTGAACCCCTACCTCGATACCCTGCGCTTTGACGGCGTGCACATTCTGGTCGGCCTGATCGAGCCGGTGGATCCGCCGGTCAACGCTGCCAAGCTGGTGCTGGGCCGTAAAGTGCTGGCCGGCTCGCTGATCGGCGGCATTGCCGAAACCCAGGAAGTCCTGGATTTCTGCGCCGAGCACAACATCACCTGCGACATCGAAATGCTCGACATCCGCAACATCAACGAGGCTTACGCCCGCATGATCGCCGGTGATGTGAAGTACCGCTTTGTCATCGACATGGCGACCCTGAAGGCCTGA
- a CDS encoding electron transfer flavoprotein subunit alpha/FixB family protein: MTILVIAEHDNKVVAPATLNTVAAAAKIGGDIHVLIAGQGAAAVAEAAAKIAGVSKVLLADNAAYAHQLPENVAPLVAELGAGYSHILAAATSNGKNILPRVAAQLDVDQISEIISVESADTFKRPIYAGNAIATVQSTAAIKVITVRATGFDPVAAEGGSAAVEAVAAAHDAGTSSFVGEELAKSDRPELTAAKIVVSGGRGMQNGDNFKHLYALADKLGAAVGASRAAVDAGFVPNDMQVGQTGKIVAPQLYIAVGISGAIQHLAGMKDSKVIVAINKDEEAPIFQVADYGLVADLFEAVPELEKLV, encoded by the coding sequence ATGACTATCTTGGTAATCGCTGAACACGACAACAAGGTCGTGGCTCCGGCCACCCTGAACACCGTGGCTGCTGCTGCAAAAATCGGTGGCGACATCCACGTGCTGATTGCAGGCCAGGGCGCAGCCGCGGTGGCTGAAGCCGCTGCGAAAATCGCTGGCGTGAGCAAAGTACTGCTGGCCGACAACGCCGCTTACGCTCACCAACTGCCGGAAAACGTGGCTCCGCTCGTTGCTGAACTGGGCGCTGGCTACAGCCACATCCTGGCTGCCGCTACGTCCAACGGCAAAAACATCCTGCCGCGCGTTGCCGCGCAGCTGGACGTTGACCAGATCTCCGAGATCATCTCGGTAGAAAGCGCCGACACCTTCAAGCGCCCGATCTACGCCGGTAACGCCATTGCCACCGTGCAATCGACCGCAGCCATCAAAGTGATCACCGTGCGTGCTACCGGTTTCGACCCGGTTGCTGCCGAAGGTGGTTCGGCTGCCGTTGAAGCCGTAGCCGCCGCCCACGACGCTGGCACTTCGAGCTTTGTTGGCGAAGAGCTGGCCAAATCGGACCGTCCTGAGCTGACCGCTGCCAAGATCGTCGTTTCCGGCGGCCGTGGCATGCAGAACGGTGACAACTTCAAGCACCTGTACGCCCTGGCCGACAAGCTGGGCGCTGCGGTCGGCGCTTCCCGCGCGGCCGTCGACGCAGGTTTCGTACCCAACGACATGCAAGTCGGCCAGACCGGCAAGATCGTTGCGCCACAGCTGTACATTGCCGTCGGTATCTCCGGCGCGATCCAGCACCTGGCCGGTATGAAAGACTCCAAAGTGATCGTTGCGATCAACAAGGACGAAGAAGCCCCAATCTTCCAGGTGGCCGATTACGGCCTGGTGGCGGACTTGTTCGAAGCAGTACCTGAGCTGGAGAAGCTGGTCTAA
- a CDS encoding electron transfer flavoprotein subunit beta/FixA family protein, producing the protein MKVLVAVKRVVDYNVKVRVKADNSGVDLANVKMSMNPFCEIAVEEAVRLKEKGVATEIVVVSIGPTTAQEQLRTALALGADRAILVESAEELTSLAVAKLLKAVVDKEQPQLVILGKQAIDSDNNQTGQMLAALTGYGQGTFASKVEVSGDSVAVTREIDGGAQTVSLKLPAIVTTDLRLNEPRYASLPNIMKAKKKPLESVTPDALGVSTASTNKTVKVEAPAARSAGIKVKSVAELVEKLKNEAKVI; encoded by the coding sequence ATGAAGGTTCTTGTAGCTGTCAAACGCGTTGTCGATTACAACGTGAAAGTTCGCGTCAAGGCGGACAATTCCGGCGTCGACCTTGCTAACGTCAAAATGTCGATGAACCCTTTCTGCGAAATCGCTGTGGAAGAAGCCGTCCGCCTGAAAGAGAAAGGCGTGGCGACTGAAATCGTTGTGGTTTCCATCGGCCCGACCACTGCTCAAGAGCAGCTGCGCACCGCCCTGGCACTGGGCGCCGACCGCGCCATCCTGGTCGAGTCCGCTGAAGAGCTGACCTCCCTGGCCGTGGCCAAGCTGCTCAAGGCCGTTGTCGACAAGGAACAGCCTCAGCTGGTGATCCTCGGCAAACAAGCCATCGACAGCGACAACAACCAGACTGGCCAGATGCTGGCCGCACTGACCGGTTACGGCCAGGGCACCTTCGCCTCCAAAGTTGAAGTGAGCGGCGACAGCGTAGCTGTGACCCGTGAAATCGACGGCGGCGCACAGACCGTTTCCCTGAAACTGCCGGCCATCGTCACCACCGACCTGCGTTTGAACGAGCCGCGCTACGCGTCCCTGCCAAACATCATGAAAGCCAAGAAGAAGCCGCTTGAGTCGGTAACTCCAGACGCTTTGGGCGTGTCCACCGCCTCCACCAACAAGACTGTAAAAGTTGAAGCACCGGCTGCACGCAGCGCGGGCATCAAGGTCAAGTCGGTGGCTGAACTGGTCGAGAAACTGAAAAACGAAGCGAAGGTAATCTGA